The following DNA comes from Anopheles coustani chromosome 2, idAnoCousDA_361_x.2, whole genome shotgun sequence.
TTGTGGCCAGTGTGGCAGCGGAAGCCATCGTCAGAGGATGATCAGACCGAGAGTCGTGCTCAGAGCACGCCCAGTGGAGCCGATCCGGCGCGTGCGGGTAGTTTTGAGGTAAATTTGGTTGGGAGGTCTTAGGGTTTAATTAGGTGAACGAATTATTAACGAATCTTAATACATCACACGAAAcaaatgtgtgtgtttaaGTGATGTACCTTTGTCTTCTTTGTACCACTCGAGATAACATTCCTCCAATGGTCGATGTAACGGTGGTTGCGAACGCAAGCCGACGTGGAGAAGTCGATGAAACCGAATGCGGCCTAAGCGAAACTGTTTGCAAATGTTCCGTAATCCAATGTTATACCGGTCGGGTAATGTGACACTTGGCTTTCTGAAGGAGAAGAGACGATGGTACGGGCCCGCACCCCTTCCCGGTGCCACTTCCACTTCTCTCATCCGTCAAAACTACAACCTAGACACACCACACGTCCTACTTGTTGTTGTCACGATGTGGCAGTTGAAAGCCCTCGCGGAAGATGTGAAAAAAGACCTGTTTGTTCTCTGTTTATCTTagtaagcaaaagaaaaacgcttCAGTGGTTTCGCATGTGCCTTCTTCTTTAGCACTGTTTTGAATGAAACCCCCCCTTTGTGAGATTGAGCGCAGTTGTTTAAGCTGGTGGCGGTAGGCAATAAATTgatggaaatattttaaaacatacttTCGACAGATTTCAGGCTGCTCTTAGGTGGATGGCTCGCTTTTCTCGGTGGTAGCATTTGCAaacccgtttttcttttttggcaaCCATTAAATGCCGAAGCGAAAGTGCAAAAGAGAGAACAACCGCCCGGCGGTGTAGAACAGGAGAACTATTTGAGGAGtgttaaaaacagtttgtaggaACGAACGGGAAGCTGGAAAGATATTCTTttccttacaaaaaaaaatgtgaaaatggtCTCACATGTCGGCAAGGTAAtgtttttgcataatttcTTATACAATAAAGCACAACACTTATTGAAACATGCAAATTCTTTAACATTGTATGGTCAACATTATGATCATATCCGCAAGTTATTATTTTGTACCATTAAATACTTCTCGTAAAAGCTTTTCTGGTGCGGTGGATCATCAACCTGGAAAAAGATATGGCGGAGGGCAcacttgaaaataaaacaaaggcaATTATGGCCTACTAAGCTTTAGCAGGTACGGACATGGTGACACGTGGGACTACGCGatggatttaaatttttgttcgaTTCGAATTGACAATGTTCGAATTCAAACACATGGCAATCGATGCCTGCTCTGACCAACATAAACGAgatccccccccccttcctcgATTGTGGAGCTGGTGGTGAATGGGGCAATGGGGGAAGAAACGCACAGCACTGGGACACAAACCTTGAAGTGTACCAAACTCCCCCGCCCTTGCCGCACCGAGGCGAATTAAAAACCATGCTCCGGACTGGACCGCGGCGACAAACTGCCATTTTTCGCAAAGGGCAGCAAAAAACCACAACTGGGTAACAGCGATCGGGGGCTGACCGGAAGCAGACGGGGGGTGGGCGAATCGggttatagttttttttttgttatttcgcGTAAACCAGTTGACGGTCAcgcttttgttgttgtgtcgCAAGTATTCAAGCTTTAGTTCCCGCTCCAGCCTCGTCTGGAACACGAGGCAATCGGTCGATGGTGGTGGATTGTTGTTACGTGGAGAGTGTTACTTACAAcaacaggaaaaaaggaaggaaaaaagtaaaccaTCTTCAGCTGTGTTGGTGTTATGAAGCTTTGTGATATAACTCGAAGCATCGTTTAATCGCTTCCCGGTGCCGTCGTTTATCCGTTTcacgttgtttatttttgggcAAACCCACAATTCGCCACATCATCCCGTTTCCTATCATTCGCCCGTGTTCGTGGGTGCTACAGTTCCAGCAATTGTTGTAGAAACTTCTTTTTCAGAGACCTGCACGAGAACAACCTCGACGTGGCGAGTCTCGCGGCCGGCGGCGCCATGACTCTGGCCGCGATGACGTCCAATGGGACCATCATCAAAGCGAACGGTGTGGCAGTTTGtgatcaacagcagcagcagcagcaggatcaTGATCGGTTACAAGGGGAACCGACGCCGTCCACCTCACAACAGCCGGGTGGGTCAACCGCGACACAGCCTCAGATCGTTGTCGGTACAATCGAGCTGAACAATTTAAACGGGGATGCTGTGAATATCAAGGTAGGACAGAAGAATCTTTTAACCAGTTGATTTCCTCACTGAATGCATCCTCCGTTCCAGCAGGAAAAGGACATCGGGACGAGCAATCAGTTTGAAACGCTCACGCTcatcgacgaggacgacgaggaggaaaagGATCGAAACTGTTCGAACGCGCACTCTTCCTCGTCGCTGCTGTCGTCAAACAATGACAACCGCTCGGCGGAAGAGAACAATGTGCACAGTGCGGCCACACTGTCGATTAGTGAGCAGCACGCTCGCCGGAAGGCCCGGCGCCGCAGCAGCAGTCAGAAAGGTCGCCAAAGTGCTGAGGATATCGACTCGATCGACCGGGCCGACAGTGCGGTCGATGTGACGCACGTCGACGAACCACACACGTTCGAGGAGGATACGGTGGAACGGAAACAGGATGGTGCGGAAACGGTGATTTTAAGGAAGCGGAAAAGCAAGAGACGATCGCAACGGCGCCGACCGACGGTGGGGACGGAGgccgcggcggcggcggctgcgaCCGGCACACCACTGGATG
Coding sequences within:
- the LOC131263478 gene encoding probable serine/threonine-protein kinase kinX isoform X3 — protein: MSSAGATKSKPKKTSNLRIMWIPGRKNQHRKGTYNLTKNGLPQTYGMQPRKNEPWTLGGPLNQSKIINADLHENNLDVASLAAGGAMTLAAMTSNGTIIKANGVAVCDQQQQQQQDHDRLQGEPTPSTSQQPGGSTATQPQIVVGTIELNNLNGDAVNIKQEKDIGTSNQFETLTLIDEDDEEEKDRNCSNAHSSSSLLSSNNDNRSAEENNVHSAATLSISEQHARRKARRRSSSQKGRQSAEDIDSIDRADSAVDVTHVDEPHTFEEDTVERKQDGAETVILRKRKSKRRSQRRRPTVGTEAAAAAAATGTPLDAVDGQQEEDDEEEDEEEEHKEPYDKAVTCLYWSLACWDCNIS
- the LOC131263478 gene encoding probable serine/threonine-protein kinase kinX isoform X1, which gives rise to MSSAGATKSKPKKTSNLRIMWIPGRKNQHRKGTYNLTKNGLPQTYGMQPRKNEPWTLGGPLNQSKIINANFFFRDLHENNLDVASLAAGGAMTLAAMTSNGTIIKANGVAVCDQQQQQQQDHDRLQGEPTPSTSQQPGGSTATQPQIVVGTIELNNLNGDAVNIKQEKDIGTSNQFETLTLIDEDDEEEKDRNCSNAHSSSSLLSSNNDNRSAEENNVHSAATLSISEQHARRKARRRSSSQKGRQSAEDIDSIDRADSAVDVTHVDEPHTFEEDTVERKQDGAETVILRKRKSKRRSQRRRPTVGTEAAAAAAATGTPLDAVDGQQEEDDEEEDEEEEHKEPYDKAVTCLYWSLACWDCNIS
- the LOC131263478 gene encoding uncharacterized protein LOC131263478 isoform X2 — its product is MSSAGATKSKPKKTSNLRIMWIPGRKNQHRKGTYNLTKNGLPQTYGMQPRKNEPWTLGGPLNQSKIINANFFFRDLHENNLDVASLAAGGAMTLAAMTSNGTIIKANGVAVCDQQQQQQQDHDRLQGEPTPSTSQQPGGSTATQPQIVVGTIELNNLNGDAVNIKEKDIGTSNQFETLTLIDEDDEEEKDRNCSNAHSSSSLLSSNNDNRSAEENNVHSAATLSISEQHARRKARRRSSSQKGRQSAEDIDSIDRADSAVDVTHVDEPHTFEEDTVERKQDGAETVILRKRKSKRRSQRRRPTVGTEAAAAAAATGTPLDAVDGQQEEDDEEEDEEEEHKEPYDKAVTCLYWSLACWDCNIS